The DNA segment AGAATTACCCCGAACACTTAAAAGACTGCCTAAAAAGGACTTTGTCGATATTTACCCAATGGTTTGGAAAGATTTTCAGAAGAATGGATACGTCACTGCGTGGGGCGAAGATTGTCCAGATATAGGAACATTTACATATAGAATGGTGGGCTTCAAGGAACAACCAACTGATCATTATATGAGACCGTTTTATGTAGCAGCACAAAGAAATTACTATCGCAAACACAAAAAACTGTGCTTAGGTAGTAAAAGAAGATCTGAAGTTTTTATGCAATGGATTCGTGACATTTACACTACATATGACAAAGttccaaaatttgtttttggtttccATAGTGAAGTCAGTCATGGGGATAACAACATGGTTGAAACTGCAGATGAGGACACGGTTAATctcttaaaatttctaaatgatGGAAAATACTTGAGAGATACTCTTGTAATTTTAATGAGCGATCATGGGGCTAGATTCAGCAGTCTTCGATCTTCGTTGCAAGGTAAACAAGAAGAAAGACTTCCgttttttggattttcctttccTGAGTGGTTTAAATCTAAACATAGTGCAGCATATCAAAACTTCAAATTAAATGTTGATAGGTTAACTTGTCCATTTGACTTGCATCCTACCTTCTTGGACATTCTAAACTTTAAAGGTGCAGGAATAGGCGATACAAGTAACAGGGGAATTAGTTTGTTCAAAGAAATCCCCAAAACAAGAACTTGTGACAGCGCGGGAATTGCCAATCATTGGTGTGCCTGTTTAAATTGGGAAAGTCTTAATAATGAAGATCAGGCCGTGCTTAAAGTTTCAAACTATGttgtttctgaaataaataaattgacagACCCTCATCGGAAACTCTGTGAAAAATTGACACTTAAAAATGTATTGAGAGCACAAAAACTGTTACCAGAAACCGATATGCTTCTATTTAAAAAGACTAATGATGCTGACGGTTTCCGAGCAGATTTATCGGACAATACAGCAATAGTTCATACTACTTATCAGGTGTGGGTCTATACAACTCCAGGAGACGGGTTATTTGAAGTAACTGTTAATCATAATGTGGAAGCGGATACATTTATCTTACATGAAAGTTCAATTAGTCGAGTAAATAAATATGGAGATGCACCTAAATGTATTGAAAAAGAACATGAGGAACTGCgaaaatattgttattgttaCAAATGATTAAACTCTGTGAGATTAAGGATTATTCCTCGTATGAAACGTCGACATAACTTACagccgatttcattgagtgtgaAGGGCAAAGGTGATATATTtcgttagcttgcttgttagctgaaccatGAAGTCATTACTAGGTCTGACAGGTATACATTTTACTACCCTACTTTCAAAGTAGTCTAGTCAAACAGACAcatagattggttatctgtcggaATAGTCTACTCTTATGAAAAAGGTTGGCAGATAGTTTACATAacataatgacttcacggttcagctatcAAGCAAGCTAACAAAAGGTATTACCtttgcctacacactcaatgcaatcggcTGTAAATGAAATGGAGGTCGCCGCTGCATGATACTGTTTTTCAGTGACTTGATTACTGGCATAGTTGCTCTATTGTTATAGATGAAATCTCAGACAAATGATGAAACGCTTCGTTAGTTTCTCTTTCTCTAATTCTGTGATAATCAAGGGGAGCGTATATTTGTcatgaaactttaaaattactttattttataaaattaagtaTATTTTGCTATATGAGATTTAAAGTCTATGTGATAGAAGGCAGTTGTAATAAAGGAGGGAGTGGTTTTGtattaataaacatgataatggAAACAAACTGATTGGTTTATATATCACTGGTTTTATTAAGAACTTCTTCTATGATATACgggctatgcggtatgggctctgctcattgttgaagaccgtacggtgacctttagttgtgttaatttctgtcattttgttctcagagttgtctcattggcaatcataccacatcttcttttttatctttaaagaaaaagaaaccagGGAGGTAACAGTTTGCAACCAAGTCTATCAGATATGGCGGTCGCCCTTGATcgcaaaaaatatatagaaattttattaattctgcatagtataaaacatatatagatataagctCTCATGACCCttttatcttatataaaaatgtataaaaaataaaagaaacaagaaaTCTTAAAAGGGGGTATGTGTAATGATTGATTATAAAAAGACTGTTTATCAAAAAGCACACGAAGATGCTAACAACTATAGgacactgtacggccttcaacaatgaacaaaattcATATCACGTGGTAATCTATAAAAGGGAACAGGtaatatctaaaatatttcataagaaAAACTAATAACCTGATTCATATAAGAAagatttgatatataaaaagaatatgaaaaagaaaatgtggtgtgaatgccaatgagacaactgtctacaaGAGACAATATGACAGACATTAATATATAAGGTCaccgaacggccttcaacaatgaacacaGCCCCTACCGCATATTCAGTTATAAAAGGACCCgaaatgataatgtaaaataattcaaacgagaaacctAACGACCTAAGGTATGTAGAAATGAACAAAGAAACAAATgggtaacacataaacaaactccaaccactgaaatacatcctcctgacatgggacaggcacattcataCAAAATGTGGTTGGTTAGCGGGgcctcaaccctcccctaacctgggacagtggtgtaactgAACAAtgtaagaacgaactataaaatcagttgaaaaagccTTACCTCGTGTGTTTaagttgattttagtctctgttgcatgtttgttttatttttaaaaattgtttttgtcttttaactAGCTTTCAGTAGATGCGAGACCTCTAAAATCTTCCTTTcgtgttaaattattttcatttaccttagtgtgtacattattttattttgcggCATTTTGTCCAAGGTTGAGGGTGTTCGCTATTTTGTGTTGATATTTCTTTTGATTGAGGTAAGTCATTTCAATTGATGTTTTAAAgtgtttttctatattttgatgTTACATTATTGTTTCTGGTAATGGTTATAGTACAGTAcctatttaaacttttaaactaactgcatttgtttgcatccGTCCTAGGTCAGAAACCTGATGTtcagttgttgttgtttgttaatgtggttcataagtgtgcTTTTGAtacagattagaccgttggtgtttctgtttgaatggtttcacaAATGTCATTTTGGCCCATTATAGCCAAGGTTCCGTACAATTTGTGACTTGGAcggcgagttgtctcattggcatccataccacatcttcttatatctaattaaAGGAAACAGCCAGTATTCTTAGAAAGCATGTTACAAAACTAACTGtattgaatttacaaaaaattaaggACAAAAACGTTTCGAagaattttattcaatatatactGAGTTATCTTAGCAAAGATTATTTCCTCCAAAAACAAATGACCATGTTTTAAGTACAAATAAGAAGTGAAGATATACTTTTGTTTTAACACCTTATAATACATTTCAAACTATTTGTTCATATAATGTgcgttttttttatgtaggcAACATTGCTATTTTCAAtcaacaattctatcatttaatatataaacagCAGACAGTAttactttcatttttctttatttataggATGTGATCAAAAGTGCGAACATCAAACTAGATTGGGATTTTAAAGAATCATTGTTGACAGATTTAGTAAGGGTAAGCCGGGTTTTATTATTCCATAAGAAGTCAGACATTGTTGTCAGATTTAGTAAGGGTTAGCCGGGTTTTATTATTCCATAAGAAGTCAGACAAGTTTAATGATAGAAACAATGTGTGTCGAATACTGATTAACCAATATATGTCTAAACCATACATGTaggtttaaacatttataaagaaaataaaattaacttgtTAGAAGAACATCAGCTTTCTTCGTTGGCTTGTAATTGCGGATCAAATTGACGAAATTTACTTTCAGTCAAATGGTATCATATCATATATTTGTTCATAATATTCTGTCAAGCCTGAAGCTACTGTGTGTTTTATACTCCCTTCGTTTTTGTTTTAAGCAATCCTTTATCTCCTTAGATTCGTTTTGTCGAGCCTGtgacatacatttgtatctatGACGCCAAAGCGCGACATAGCGATCCTAAAtttcgtcggcggcgtcaatgTCTAGGTTaagtatgttattttttaaataattataaatttgcCAAACCTTTGAGAAATTTTCCGAAAGATGAACAGAAACTGTTTATGGTCAAAAGAGTGAACTAACTGATAGCATAATATTGAAGTTAGTTTTCCCGTGTTTTAACAGGTACTAAAAATTATAGTGTGGGGTTAAAAAATTTACACAACAAATTCATTGTCAAAACTTAATCGAATTAAATGAAACTTCAGCAGATTCCAAgcattttatacaatttttgtcTCAAGCAAAGTTTTGAaagtaaattatttgtttattaattttccaGTATTATACTGACAGACtctgttttgtttattaattttccaGTATTATACTGACAGactatgtttttataaattatcaatGCATCAATCTTCATAAATTGACATGAAACTTGGGACGAAACTACAATGTAGTACTCCGTAGAAAAATATCTAAAGAAAATATTGGATTTTTTATAATCCTGTAAAATCACTTTTTgcggggaaaagggggggggggggggaatccTTGAAAAAAACAGAGTTCTACAGAACCCTTTATGATAACTCATATTGCACCTGTACATCTCTGAAGAATAATGTTCATTTACGAAATTTTGTTGGTTAATTGCTTTACCCTCACAGctctttaaaaacatatttaaaagctACTGTTTTTGACAACGGGAAAGGGGAGGCAACTGCATTAGTCCACCCTTACTCCTTCTTTCCCGCATAACACTGAGTAAAAAAAACCTGCTGCCTATCATGTCATTACAAGCCAAATACCCTGAATATCACTTTGCTAAATAGTgggtaaaaaaaggggggtaacAATTTCTGAGAACAAACAACTAAATTTCTAAAAACTGCGTACCAGGTCTGATGTCTTTTAGGACCAACTACTCTCAATTGAAAACCCTGAATACCACTTAAAATGCTGATtactatatctataatactaaaattacgaggtccaatttgtcagccgtcatcacgtaaaaacgacgaatcaaagaattcaactttatatataactaatatagtacaaaggtgtagattaaaaattacaccactccaggcccttttgttttccacgtaattaatattgccaataattaagaagttccgggtcgagtctgataccgataccaatagtatattcacctgttacctattaccttatctgtacgttccgcatctgacaggcgcaccaacaaacggtgtattcagaaTTAATATGCTTATTCAGGATTGATATGCTACATACACCGGTCATAAtaacagggttgacactactaaattgtcaaattgttacaggtctattgtagtattttaatcagtaagactttctaagataacaataaaaatactaaaaatctggactaaaaaatacggcgtataggtacagttttcaatttgttagcgggcatgacgtaaaacagcgaatcaaagaattctactttatttataactaatataggacaatgctgttgattaagaAATACTCTGTTCCAGgatcttttgtttttcaaataattaatattaccaataattgataagttccagttcgacgggttcaaacaaaaagatttgaaagcagagaaaactgtcttcttaatcggcatgactttatcagatgacaatactaatactaaaataaggcttgcgcatagttatacaCTTTAagtcagtcacggacccgcgatatcacgggtgtgttctagtatgcCATAAAAAGCAGGGGTTGGGTGAGTTGTGGGGTTGGTAACATTGTACTTCATATATTTCGCGGTATTTTCTAGTATTAAGTAAGTGACCTATAAAGAGCATATGGCATTCAATTCTTTAATGGTCATGATAGTGGGAAAATCCCAAAACTGTAAGATCGATCAACTTTGATTTTGTTGTATTGATCTATTGATAAATTGTGCAAGGTATTTGTTTACTAACACACTGACATCATGATAAGAGGAAATAGCCAAGTTACTGTGTAAAAATTATCTTAATCGTAACtgataacaaatcaaatatggCCAAGTTAATGTAAACACTTAGTAGTGTATTTTTAAGGTATAAGAATTATTTGTGTGTAAATTATTCGTCTGGATTTTACCATCTAtaaaggtaatgattttaatttttgcattttcttcCGAAACTGGATATTGATTTCTGTTTGAAGATTAACCTGCATATATAAACATCGGGTCATTCTGATTAAATGTCAAGGGTGAACTGTGTATGGTTTCTGTCTGCTCTTCTCACTTATGAATGTAAGACTCTATACCAATTACCTGAATAGTATATACTCAAGAAAATAACCGAGTATCTTATATCtcgtttaaaaaagaaaaaaagaggcACCAAAGAGCCTATGTTGCGTACATGTATCTATTGtgaggggggagggggggtctATTGTGGATTtggaaatcatgtaaaataaggtTATAATCCCAATAAATAGTATTTGTTACCCTAATAATAATTGGGCCAAGTTTGGTATACTTCGGCCCAGTAGTTATTTAAAGCAGGTTATCCCTTTGTAGACTAAAATTTCTTAAGACCCCTTATcattatttaaattagttttttaaGTGGTGActatttgaaattgtttaaaatttttcaaatagacTTGTATATAATAAACCCATATATGTTCTATGTTTATGGGTCATTTCCAATAGACCTCTATAATAAACCATGTTCTATGTTTATTGGTCATCGGATACATTGTTCAATCAAGTGACCCCATGGAACATTGTGGCTGAGTATATTTCGGCCCttaaattttacgaaaaaatatgaaaaatttacttttaaggGCAATtttaactccttatggggtcaattgtattttttttgtagacttATTTGTAGAGCTTGATATATTTTTGCTGCTtcaagtttatctctatctataaaacatttcaagttaatgaccaaaaactgcgaaatttccttaaaattaccaactcAGGATCAGCAACACAGCAACGAATTAATTGATGCGTCTGAAAAATTttgagcagatagatcttgtcCTGATGTACATTTTTCCAGctggtcagatttgctcttaatgctttggttttagagaTATAAGCCTGGAACTGCAtgttatccctatgttctatttttattcaTGGCGGCCATCATGGTTGGTGGGCGAGGTCATCAGAGACGTATCTTAAACTGATTATCCTAAGTATGATTTATGTTAAGTATGTTTTTTTGGGggtcagtagtttcagagaagattgaAGTTTACGGACGATGACGACGTACGACGAACGCCAAGTGAAGAGAAAAGCTTACTTGGCCCTTTTGGATCAGGAGAGCTAAAAAGGGTTTGGggaaatcagaaaaaaaaaaaaacaattttaacattgtaaaatatttagcTTAACTTTTCATGAACAGACTAACAATAATCTTTATTTGCCATTACACAAGCCTCTGCTTTGCTCATGTTTGGTTgataatagaaacaaacaagatgtgatatgattgcctagttgttgttgtttttacttCAGAGGCATATGTTACATTGAAGTTAAAAACATATTACTTCCAATGATTTCATACTATACATTAAGTATTGATTAAGAAATAAACCTTACATTCCGATTAATATCACCGGTTACTTGTATAAAATAGTACACCTTCTGGTGTGGAATTATTCGCTTACATGAATTCAATTATAGTTTTTCTTTTCTCTCCGTTTATCAATTTCATCTGTATTTTTCAGTTGGAGATTGTGTTGAAAATAACGTCCTATTATAACGCCACTTTTTCACGCATATA comes from the Mytilus trossulus isolate FHL-02 chromosome 3, PNRI_Mtr1.1.1.hap1, whole genome shotgun sequence genome and includes:
- the LOC134712877 gene encoding uncharacterized protein LOC134712877: MRMRQGTRRLLLVLGFILMGIYIGMSMSNVIVSPTIIELSTRSVQRKREQVCVQPKLNPFEGDYAKHFHSVDPVKCSEDPAWVSISNGSVFITSEAKKNHGSISCQLTYFDRIDDFRNKDLETVTLSDSSVLPLKYDFVKVYCIAKDKNVYENVHVGVRNVPEYHKKIANLTSGLGLDVLILGFDSLSHMTYMRKLKKTYEYFTETLKGTILNGYNIVGDGTPQALIPIFTGKTELELPRTLKRLPKKDFVDIYPMVWKDFQKNGYVTAWGEDCPDIGTFTYRMVGFKEQPTDHYMRPFYVAAQRNYYRKHKKLCLGSKRRSEVFMQWIRDIYTTYDKVPKFVFGFHSEVSHGDNNMVETADEDTVNLLKFLNDGKYLRDTLVILMSDHGARFSSLRSSLQGKQEERLPFFGFSFPEWFKSKHSAAYQNFKLNVDRLTCPFDLHPTFLDILNFKGAGIGDTSNRGISLFKEIPKTRTCDSAGIANHWCACLNWESLNNEDQAVLKVSNYVVSEINKLTDPHRKLCEKLTLKNVLRAQKLLPETDMLLFKKTNDADGFRADLSDNTAIVHTTYQVWVYTTPGDGLFEVTVNHNVEADTFILHESSISRVNKYGDAPKCIEKEHEELRKYCYCYK